The nucleotide sequence CTGCGGCGTGCGCGGGTCTTTAAGCTTCTGGGGAGATAGCAGGGAAAGCGCGCGCGAAAACTGTCGGCGGGCTCATTGGAGCTGCGGCGAAGCCTGCTTCTGCCGGCGATACCACGTCGCCTTCGAGATGCCCTCGGCGATCCACGGCTTCGCATGTCCGATGGCACTCGCCTCGTATTCGTGCCGCGGCTTCGCGCCTTTCAAGCGGCGCTTGGCTTCGCGTGAGATGCGCCGGGTCTGGGCCTGGATCGCGGCTGCTTCTTCTCGCGTGATGTCGAACGCCCAGACGGTGCCGATCTTCAGCTTGGTGCGCTCCGCCCAGGTCAGCCGGAGACGCTTGCCCATAGTCTCCGCGCCCCATTTGATCGGCTTCGCGAACACGCGGTCAATCAGGGCGTTGGCCTCGCCGGGCGGCATCCACGGGGCTCTGCGCGCCATCCAGGCGGTCATCCTGTTGAGCGCGTCGCCACCATGGGCGAAATGGTGCAGCATAATCAGCGCATCGTCGCGGCCGGCGTCGTCGTCCGGTAGTTCGCGCCCGTAGCGGTGGACCAGCAAGCGATCGATTTCGGCCAGCCTTTTCGGCGCCATGCTGAACTTGCGGCCGTTCCGGTGGCGGATCTGGATCTCGCGCTTCTTTGCCTTCACGATGTGCGGTGCGGGACGGGTCATCCGAGCAGCACGTCGTTCCAGTCGGTCCCGGTCTCAGGCGGCAGTCTCACGTCGATCTCGACACGGCCAGCCATCCGCGAGGCGAGGGCGTATGCGGCGCGCTGCCCTGTGCCGTTGGCGTCGTGGTCGCCGAAGATGACAAGGCGCTCGGTGCCAACCGGCGGCTCGAACCTCTCGACGCCTCCCGCATCCAGCGCGGACCACGTCGGCACGTCGAACAACATCGTGCAGGCGATCGCAGTCTCGATGCCCTCAGCGATGCCTAGGACCGGCGCCGGTGGCGTGAGACGAACGGCGCCCCCGGGTGGGCGGCTGCCGGGACAGAACATGCGGACGCGGTCAACGGCAGCCTTCTTGCCGCCTGTAGTGATGTAGGTCTTGTGGATGGTGCTGGCCTTGCCGGCGGGATCGGTGACCATGGCCAACATTGCCGGATGCCATGTCACTGGTGGCCCGCTGTGCCGTGCGCGCTGGCATGTGCGCAAGGCGCGCGGGTAACTGTCCAGGCGCAGGCCTCGGCCGGTTATCCACAGGTCGACCGGATCGCCGGGGATCACGGCGCGCCCGCTGCACCACAGCGCATTGAGGGCCGCGCGGTTCTCCTGGTCGGACCGCTGACGGCGCGCCGTATCGATTGGAGCATCGCCCAGAACGCGCTCGATGTGCGCGGCTACATCGCGGAAACTGAGCTTCGTGAATTTCAGGGCCAGCGCAACGCCGTTACCGCCTTGGCACCGGTTGCACCACCACGTGCCCTTGCCCTCGATGTCCGTGAAGCGCCAGCGGTCCTTGCCTCCGCACATAGGGCAGGGGCCGTTCTTCCGCTTCAGGAATCTGCGGTCCATGCCAAGCGCTGGCAAGATGGTTTGCCAGCGTCCGCGGGCCCGCTCGTGCAGCGGCGTCGTCATCACCATGACGCCCCCCGGGTCTTCGCATACGCGATCTGCTTAGAACGGACCCAATTCAAAGTTTCGATCGATGGTTTGAGCGGGGCGAGATAGGTGAGCCCGTTCGGCCAGTGCCCAAACTTGTCCTTGAACTTGTGCGCGACCCAGCCAGAGTTGTACTCGCGGTTGTTGGCGATCCACCGCAGCTCGCGATAGAACTGCGCCTTTTCGGCGGGCTGCTGCTGCGCGCGGGCTCGGAGTTCGACGAGCTCGCCGTCCTTGTTGACGACGTCGCATTTCGGTTGGGGCTTGAAGCCGCACGCGGGGCAGTTCGGCGTCTTTGGCGGCTTCAGAAAGGTGCATTTTGGGCACTTCTTCGGCAACGCCTCCTTGGGCTTTGCTTCCTGCTTCTGGCGCTCGCGGCCGTCGTCGAGCTTGTCGTGCTGGATGTCGGTGACGAAGCCGATACGAAGATGATTGTCGCTATGGTCCAGGATCAGGCAATCGTCCTTGCCGTCGGCAGTGCGCAAGCCGCGCCCGATCATCTGGACGAACAGCATCTGGGACTTCGTTGGGCGAGCGAGGATGATGCAGCAAACATTCCAATCGATGCCAGTGGTGAGACAGCCGACATTGCAGACGACTTCGACCTCACCGGCATGGAAGCGCCGAGCGATGGCTTCACGCTCCGAGGCCTTGGTGTAGGCGTCGATGTATTCCGCGACGACGCCTGCAGCGATG is from Bradyrhizobium xenonodulans and encodes:
- a CDS encoding DUF7146 domain-containing protein, yielding MVMTTPLHERARGRWQTILPALGMDRRFLKRKNGPCPMCGGKDRWRFTDIEGKGTWWCNRCQGGNGVALALKFTKLSFRDVAAHIERVLGDAPIDTARRQRSDQENRAALNALWCSGRAVIPGDPVDLWITGRGLRLDSYPRALRTCQRARHSGPPVTWHPAMLAMVTDPAGKASTIHKTYITTGGKKAAVDRVRMFCPGSRPPGGAVRLTPPAPVLGIAEGIETAIACTMLFDVPTWSALDAGGVERFEPPVGTERLVIFGDHDANGTGQRAAYALASRMAGRVEIDVRLPPETGTDWNDVLLG